The proteins below come from a single Sorghum bicolor cultivar BTx623 chromosome 4, Sorghum_bicolor_NCBIv3, whole genome shotgun sequence genomic window:
- the LOC8055316 gene encoding probable protein S-acyltransferase 15 isoform X2 encodes MARRRGGPAPATAVASPAVLGTVAVMGFVYYSTVFVFLDHWVGLATPAGAAHVAAVSLAVAACFLAFVCAAGADPGAVPPAFAPDAEAAQGQGLKSRYCDKCCMFKPPRTHHCKVCKRCVLKMDHHCVWINNCVGYANYKAFIICILNATIGSLYSFAIFLCDLLLKEHDFDILYVKILYDLREMMMKSYFLVVYCMTKWTLLFYNSFKLSPVHHVIQLNEN; translated from the exons ATGGCGCGGAGGAGGGGCGGCCCCGCGCCGGCGACAGCGGTCGCCTCGCCGGCCGTGCTCGGCACGGTGGCCGTCATGGGGTTCGTGTATTACTCCACGGTGTTCGTCTTCCTCGACCACTGGGTCGGCCTTGCCACGCCTGCCGGCGCCGCCCACGTCGCCGCCGTCTCGCTCGCCGTCGccgcttgcttcctcgccttcgtcTGCGCCGCGGGTGCCGACCCCGGCGCCGTCCCACCCGCCTTCGCCCCCGACGCCGAAGCCGCGCAGGGACAG GGGTTGAAATCAAGGTATTGTGATAAATGTTGCATGTTCAAGCCTCCTCGCACCCACCACTGCAAGGTCTGCAAAAGGTGTGTTCTGAAAATG GATCATCACTGTGTCTGGATCAACAACTGTGTAGGGTACGCAAACTACAAAGCCTTCATCATTTGTATCCTAAATGCAACTATCGGGTCTCTGTATTCATTT GCGATATTTCTATGCGATCTACTTCTGAAAGAGCATGACTTCGATATTCTATATGTGAAGATACTCTAT GATCTGAGGGaaatgatgatgaagagttatTTCCTAGTGGTATATTGCATGACAAAGTGGACCCTTCTCTTTTACAACTCTTTCAAGTTGTCACCAGTTCATCATGTCATTCAACTCAATGAGAATTAA